One part of the Prunus persica cultivar Lovell chromosome G5, Prunus_persica_NCBIv2, whole genome shotgun sequence genome encodes these proteins:
- the LOC18778121 gene encoding uncharacterized protein LOC18778121 produces MLIQSQCSVLSPIRLTNPHRSLPIISRRAPFNACRMNGAVVISTWLGRKKNRGVTVSATEEQSSSLNVQKKRKVVDHICLLKAKEDLSDEEEKDMLDFLYTTQYQMRGILSVSLGRILNENIDKYTHAVYMRFQRKEDIGKFYENPFYLRVLNEHVLPYCHGLTNVDYESEVEDDIIPIFRKGEEFNFGVEFVLLLSLVDNASGPVEEALVSLEGLIMGFPSIIVQSTQGLNFNPSSKEFTHGVVIRFRSLDAFEIFVGSSEYKEPCRSLQKALRV; encoded by the exons ATGCTCATTCAATCTCAGTGCTCCGTCCTCTCTCCCATTCGCCTCACAAACCCTCACCGCAGTTTACCAATCATCTCCCGCCGTGCCCCTTTTAACG CATGTCGAATGAATGGAGCTGTTGTGATCAGTACATGGTTGGGGAGGAAAAAGAATCGGGGAGTGACAGTTTCGGCTACGGAGGAGCAGAGCTCAAGCCTCAATGTGCAGAAGAAAAG AAAGGTTGTTGACCACATATGCCTACTGAAAGCAAAGGAGGATTTATCTgatgaggaagagaaggatatgctggattttCTTTATACAACCCAGTATCAAATGCGAGGCATTCTTTCGGTATCATTAG GGCGTATCTTGAATGAAAATATCGACAAGTATACACATGCTGTCTACATGCGTTTCCAGAGAAAAGAAGACATTGGGAAGTTTTACGAGAACCCTTTCTACTTGCGAGTACTCAATGAGCATGTATTGCCTTACTGCCAT GGATTGACTAATGTGGATTACGAATCTGAAGTAGAAGACGATATCATACCTATATTCCGCAAAGGAGAG GAATTCAACTTCGGTGTGgagtttgtgcttcttctttccttgGTTGATAATGCATCTGGACCCGTGGAAGAGGCATTGGTTTCTTTGGAAGGGCTTATTATGGGATTTCCATCCATAATAGTCCAATCTACTCAAG GTCTGAATTTTAATCCCAGCAGCAAGGAGTTTACACATGGAGTAGTGATCAGATTTCGGTCTC TTGACGCTTTTGAGATATTTGTGGGAAGctcagagtacaaagaa CCTTGCAGGTCATTGCAGAAAGCTCTGAGAGTGTGA